The genomic interval CTGATGACGGTCTCGAGGGCCTCGAAATCGCCCTGGAGGCGCGTATCCTCTGTACTCTTCTCGAACCATTTGTCAACCTGGAAGTTAAGCAGAGAAATGACCATCATTTCAATTATAGTTTGAGTTGAGAGGGCAGAGCCTCCCACGTTATTGCACGTTGTCCACGTAAAAGGGATGTACTCGAGATACTTGCCCTCCTGCCAAGGGAAAATGTCAAGCTCGAGTGCGGCCCGCCGCAAAGCGGGTGCTAGCAAATAACCTTCGATGATTGAAGCCCGGAGCCTCCACATAGGCTCTTCTTCGAAAATGGGCAGGTGTGCAAAGAACGAGCAAAAGCGGTCGAGCCTCTCCAAGGGAGCCTCGCATAGATCCAGGACCTTGGAGGTCCAGTTCGGCGTGGAGGGTTTTGCCTTGAGCGCGGCTAAACAATAAGTCTCCGAGAGAATAGCGGAGCCATAGTTTACCTTCTCGACCCAAATCACGGCAGGGGTAGTCCAGCTGTCGTTATTGGCGTCCAAGTACTTGGAACCTAGGTCAATGCTCTCATCAACCTTTGAACCCATTGCCAATCTCACCCAAGGCAAGCCGACCAATGCTTTCAGAGTTAGTATACCATAGGCCGTAATCTCTGCAGATTCTTTCCACGCGCCAGAATCAGACTGTGAGCTCAGAGTACGGATGAGGATCTGCAGAGTAATCAGAGGACCATGATGCAAGAAGCTTGGGACCAAGTTCTTCCAATGCTCCGTCATTCCAATGCTCGATGGCACTTGCAAGAGCATTTGCAAAAAGCATCATGGTATATTCGGGCTCAATATTCTGTAGTTTACTTAGTATTTGCGCTAGCTCGTCATAGCTAATCACATCAGCACGGATGAATGTACATACCGATTTGTCACCCCATTTACCATTATCCCACGCGCTGCAGAGAAATGTAAGCGCTTTGCAGATCTGCGGGACATGTTGGAATGAGTCCTTTGATCCAAGAAGCGCGGTAAGCACATTACAATTGGCACTAAAAGACTCCTTTGTCTCCAGCTTATACGTTTTGAAATGGTTAGGTTCCTCAAACACCTTCAACATGGCGTCACAATTGGTAGGACGGCCAAGAAGACTGAGAAAGTAAATGCTTTTAGCGGTGTCATCCGCATCAGCAAGCATTCCAGGGGCTACGTTTCCAAAATTCATCAGTGACCACGTGGAATTTAAACGCAATGAACGAAAACCCCTACCAAAGCCAGTGATCCCGTTATTTTCCTCCAATCGAGCTTCAAGGTAATCTGCCATGTTTGAAACATTCTCTGTTCCAAGAGCATCGGCTGTGAAACCCGAACTCAGCAGGGTCGAGAGAACCTGAGTGACAGGAATTGTTAACAGTCATCATTTGCAAATCATGAGTTTGGAAGGCAGTCAAAGGCTTACCCATGAAAGCTCAAATACGCTAATTGGGAAGGCAGAAGGAACGCTTCCCTTGCTGGTAGCCACGACAAAGCGCAAATACCTTTCTGCTTCCTCATCCCAGTCGGGGTTGTTGATCAGATATGCGGCGGTTGACGAAGGCGAACCCATCATTGACCCATGGCTGAGGTTGGGCGGCATTTTGCCAAAGTCTACGCTGCCAATAAAGCCTTCTAGAGAATGCAACAGCGTGGTTTTGTGGCGTGTGTAAAACATGGCTGActtgatcttgtccattTTGCGCCGATTAAGAGCCATTAGGGTTTTGCGCCCAGGAAAATTGAAACTCAgcccttcttcctcgagcaaCCGCAGCAGGCTAGGGACAAGGATCTCAAAGTCCACTTGCACTGTCGACTTCACGTCCCACAATTTCAAGGCTTGGTCCAAGTACGCATGTGCCTTGTCGATTCTTTCCTGCAAATCAGAAAAAGCTTGCGGGCAACCCAGGATAGGATGACTCTTCTGGTGTTTGCAGATCGTTAGAACCGCTGCCATTGTACTCAGAATGCCGTCGACCTGTGCACCGTTGACGCAAAATCCCCCATCTGGAAACTGGTTGTCCAGCACAGCCTGGAAACACTCCGGAAAGAGCCAATGTGAGGTTGTCATCACATCACATGTCTCCTTTTTGGAGACCATAGACACCCAGGCCGTATCGTAGACCGTGGGAGTCATAGAGCTGGATCCATGATAGGGAGTATCCAGCGATGCTGCTAGACGGGCGACTATGTTTCTCGCTTTGTCTTCCATTATGGCGCTCTCTGATGTATCAAGGTTGCAGTGAGTGGTCAATTGAATCAAAAACAGAAGAAAGCCTTTTACTAATGGAAATCACTCACATATACGAAGGAAAATTCAGCGTTTAGTACTATCGAGCTTGTCTATCAACCAACCGATGGGCCCAGGAATGACTCGGGTTGGCCAACTAAATCTTGGAAAATGCGCCATCAAGTTCCAGGTCAGCCTCGGCTGTCCCGCTTGAAAAACATGTCCCATTCAGTTAATCTTATTCGTAAACTACTTTTTTTCTGTGGCATACGGAATCGGTCGACTTCCCCAAGCGGACCATAACTAGCCAGGACAAAGCATTGATACAATACCGTCGCGAAGCTTACGAAGCCAATGGCTGCAGAGGGGAGGCCGTATCGTTGTGATACGCCTAGACAAATGAGATTAACACTAGTGCCCGTGAGATTACTTAGATGTAGTTACATTTCGTGCCGACTGGTTACGCGTTATTGTATTGTATAGTGTCAGGGTAACTTACCTACAAGCAATTTACTGGAtggtccatctgccgcatcctgatcactTGATCTACCGGTATGGAATTGTGGCTAGAGACAATTCTCACTATGGAGGATCTTCTCGCTTCTCTGCCCTTTAAACACTACACAGcatagatagactgaataccatcgatttcatcattgtcacaTCTGCATCTGACTACCAGTTAGATTTACTAGTGGATACGCCCATCATTATTTCCAAGATAGAGAGTACTTTCCTGTCCCCGCCTGGCCGTCACCCGGCTACTGCATGTACTTTGCACTAGTAGGAGTGGACAGTGCTGGGGTAAGCCCCTTTTCACGCGCCACGTCAACGATCTCGTCACAGCACTCCAAACATCGCAATGTTCAGTATTCCATCTTGAAAAGCCTCAGGTACCTCTCAAACAATTTACAAGCTTTTCACATTGCCTCATCCAAGTTTTCAAAGGGTCGCTGCGCGGGCGCGGAGAGGTTCCCCAACCACTGGACAACGCTTGATGTTTGGTTGGCACTATTTTAGTAGGACGGGAAGAACCTTGTCGAAAGCCTTCCTATCGGGTATAGATCGACTCTACTGCATGTAGGCCCCGAGGATTACGTATTACGGCCCCCCAAAGTATAGGGCCACAAGTATTACAGCCCGAAGTAATATGCCTACCCTGCAGTATATGCATGACCCATCCTGTTGAGGCCAATCTTTTTAACGAATGTAACGGGCCAGCTACCGCAGTGATGCAAGCTGCCTGGTTTCCAAAAACAGGGATCTTAGGATGGATGGGTCAGAAGGCTTGGTGAAAAGGACAAAGGAGAGGAGATTCCTCTTCAATCAACGGAATTTGACTGAAGCTGAGCGCAGTACCAAAAACACCAACCAAAAAACCAAGCTGTTATCCTTGACGGCTCATCAACCCACGCAATTCACTTTCTGAGCTTAGATCTAATCGACTTCTGACTATGGCTACCGGCACCGCGGCGGCATTGGATCAATTGAGGACTATCTTCCCTAACAAGGTGGTAACTCCGGACATTGAGTCGGAGTACCAGGCAGCGGTGGCAACCCCCTGGTCTCAGACATGCTGGACCCCAGCTGCCGGATATATGTACCTGAGCAACGTTCAAGAGCTTACTGAAACGCTTGCGATTGTCAAGAAGACGGGAGTTAAGTTCACCATCCGAACCACTGGCCACAACCCCAACGTGGGCTTCAGTAGTGCGGACAAGACGGCCGTCGTTTTAGACATCCGTCAGCTTCAgtcgaaggagctgggcTCAGATGGAGTCGCTCGAATTGGATCTGGGAGCACCTGGGGCGAGGTGTACGCCTGGTTAGAGAAGCAGAAACTGTCGGCAATCGGCGGTCGAGACCAGCAGGTCGGCCTAGGAGGCTTCCTCCTTGGAGGTATCTACCATGATTCTAAAAAAAGGGTGTCACTGGGGTTTGGAAGCTAATAGGTCAACAAAGGTGGCATGGGGGCTTTGCCTAATTTGTATGGACTGGGGGCCGACGGCGTTAGGAATTTCGAGGTGAGTCGCCTGCGTTCGAATGGGCAACTTTCCTAGCCCGCACTCATAGCGGATATCTCTAGGTGCTCTTGGCCGACGGCAGACTGGTCAACGCTAACGCGAAAGAAAATGCTGATCTCTACCGCGCTCTAAAGGGGGGTGGCTCCAACTTTGGTACGTGGTCTAGTTTTTTAATCGCTTTACTTCATTTGCGAGATAGTACAGACCTTGGTTTCTCTAACGCGTGAAACAGGCATTGTAACGCGGTTTGACCTCGACACCCACCCTCTAATCAACGTTCAATACACAATCAATCTCTACAACCCAGAGGATTATGTCGAAATCAATAAGGCGACTATGGCTATTCAGAATGCTATGGAGAACGATCCCAAAGGCGGT from Penicillium psychrofluorescens genome assembly, chromosome: 5 carries:
- a CDS encoding uncharacterized protein (ID:PFLUO_008254-T1.cds;~source:funannotate); protein product: MTPTVYDTAWVSMVSKKETCDVMTTSHWLFPECFQAVLDNQFPDGGFCVNGAQVDGILSTMAAVLTICKHQKSHPILGCPQAFSDLQERIDKAHAYLDQALKLWDVKSTVQVDFEILVPSLLRLLEEEGLSFNFPGRKTLMALNRRKMDKIKSAMFYTRHKTTLLHSLEGFIGSVDFGKMPPNLSHGSMMGSPSSTAAYLINNPDWDEEAERYLRFVVATSKGSVPSAFPISVFELSWVLSTLLSSGFTADALGTENVSNMADYLEARLEENNGITGFAPGMLADADDTAKSIYFLSLLGRPTNCDAMLKVFEEPNHFKTYKLETKESFSANCNVLTALLGSKDSFQHVPQICKALTFLCSAWDNGKWGDKSILIRTLSSQSDSGAWKESAEITAYGILTLKALVGLPWVRLAMGSKVDESIDLGSKYLDANNDSWTTPAVIWVEKVNYGSAILSETYCLAALKAKPSTPNWTSKVLDLCEAPLERLDRFCSFFAHLPIFEEEPMWRLRASIIEGYLLAPALRRAALELDIFPWQEGKYLEYIPFTWTTCNNVGGSALSTQTIIEMMVISLLNFQVDKWFEKSTEDTRLQGDFEALETVIRQLFTEGTRERRRPMQPSGHHKRRQLSNVSSSLETNGNGAFHTETNGNGTFDSPTDGDEKVALLYEAKKTLSNFIKCVLQKVSATSPPDYLTRRVLHELCTFLLAHVTQGEDNTRRAKLDKEQQNSHAYAPTRTYYDWVRTSSADHTSCPYSFEVFRCLVSYSACNGADCFSGTRAQYLAQDVCRHLATMCRQYNDYGSIVRDREENNLNSIDFPEFYPAETEEEIDESRSLSGENAKQKLMEIANYERECLELAVKRLHSEVTESVWKAWKVFIDVTDLYGQIYVEKDINYEAHD
- a CDS encoding uncharacterized protein (ID:PFLUO_008255-T1.cds;~source:funannotate), which translates into the protein MATGTAAALDQLRTIFPNKVVTPDIESEYQAAVATPWSQTCWTPAAGYMYLSNVQELTETLAIVKKTGVKFTIRTTGHNPNVGFSSADKTAVVLDIRQLQSKELGSDGVARIGSGSTWGEVYAWLEKQKLSAIGGRDQQVGLGGFLLGGGMGALPNLYGLGADGVRNFEVLLADGRLVNANAKENADLYRALKGGGSNFGIVTRFDLDTHPLINVQYTINLYNPEDYVEINKATMAIQNAMENDPKGGLFTNSNNGFVAVGLLYGDTPSERPSVFKPFHNLKSLVTTESKKRAICTITTKVSQELYDDVYKSWTEVCKSLPTDYVLHYTIQPMGKAGVQAGKDRGENIMGHESIPQCWWVFTCEWPQEASDDAAAQKAVDTIAERAQLLAKEKRALLDFKCMSFATASQTVLGSYGADNIKRMQETAAKYDPEGVFQKLQNGGFLLRDNI